The following are encoded in a window of uncultured Sphaerochaeta sp. genomic DNA:
- a CDS encoding AraC family transcriptional regulator has translation MPENELLIKAARFVGLDGLKKSAIDLALSYCGIQQCSPLHNNGPEIRDTSFIHIISSGKGVLKIQGKEYVLGEHQAFLIPAGISAQYTADRHDPWTYMWVGFSGLMSEESMAMAGFSFEHPVRSVGNESILKHDIEGMIETYHLTFTNELRRNGCFFHFIAHLIEDYQAQGVIGSESNLQSAQYARKVYHYIMENFAESIKIQDLANEIGISRNYLYSCFKEVYKVSPKQFLDTVRMEHAASLLVSKYMNIGEVAHCVGFDDELAFSKAFKEFHYVSPTEFRKQLRTKRMVSRPPRSCSTISYS, from the coding sequence ATGCCAGAGAATGAACTTCTGATAAAAGCTGCCCGTTTTGTAGGGTTGGATGGCTTGAAGAAGTCTGCCATTGACCTTGCTCTCTCCTACTGCGGTATCCAACAGTGTTCTCCCTTACACAACAATGGTCCCGAGATCAGGGATACGAGTTTCATCCATATCATCAGCAGCGGGAAGGGCGTCCTGAAGATACAAGGAAAAGAGTATGTTCTGGGAGAACACCAAGCATTTTTAATTCCTGCTGGGATTTCTGCTCAGTACACGGCTGACCGGCATGACCCATGGACCTATATGTGGGTAGGCTTTTCCGGCTTGATGTCGGAGGAGAGTATGGCTATGGCAGGATTCTCCTTTGAGCATCCGGTGAGAAGTGTAGGGAATGAGAGCATCCTCAAGCATGATATTGAAGGTATGATTGAGACTTATCATCTTACGTTTACCAACGAGTTACGTAGAAACGGATGTTTTTTTCACTTTATTGCCCATCTGATTGAGGATTATCAAGCGCAAGGAGTTATCGGGAGCGAAAGCAACTTGCAGTCTGCGCAGTATGCGAGGAAAGTGTATCACTACATTATGGAGAATTTTGCAGAATCCATAAAAATCCAAGACCTGGCTAATGAGATAGGCATCAGCAGAAACTACCTCTATTCCTGTTTCAAGGAAGTTTACAAAGTTTCTCCGAAACAGTTTCTTGATACGGTACGTATGGAACATGCAGCCAGTCTCTTGGTCTCGAAGTATATGAACATTGGAGAAGTAGCCCATTGTGTAGGGTTTGATGATGAGCTGGCCTTCTCCAAGGCCTTCAAGGAGTTTCATTATGTTTCCCCTACGGAATTCCGCAAGCAATTACGGACAAAACGGATGGTAAGTAGGCCACCGCGATCTTGTTCCACGATTTCCTACTCATGA
- a CDS encoding alpha-glucosidase/alpha-galactosidase, with product MKITFLGAGSTVFARNVLGDCLGTPVLQEAEMALYDIDPKRLEESRAILEAMNQSINRGRAKIVVYPGLENLRSALKGARFIVNAIQVGGYEPSTVIDFEIPKKYGLHQTIADTLGIGGIMRALRTIPVMNEFAKAIEEVCPDALLLNYSNPMAMLSGYMQRYTGVKNVGLCHSVQVCSETLLKGLGMEDKLEGRVETIAGINHMAWLLSLHDREGNDLYPEIKKRALRKNQAEKHDDMVRYEYIKYFGYYCTESSEHNAEYNPFFIKKAYPGLIEDYNIPLDEYPRRCVSQIADWAEEKKRIFNKATITHKRSLEYASHIMEAVVTDIPYKINGNVLNTHLIDNLPVEACVEVPCLIDGNGVNPCHIGPLPVQLAAMNMTNINVQLLTIEAAVSKRKEAIYHAAMLDPHTAAELSIDDIVKMCDEMIEAHGTFMELYR from the coding sequence ATGAAGATTACATTTTTGGGGGCTGGTAGCACGGTGTTTGCACGTAACGTGTTGGGGGATTGTCTTGGTACACCGGTACTGCAAGAAGCAGAAATGGCATTGTATGACATTGATCCAAAACGTTTGGAGGAATCCCGAGCCATTCTGGAAGCAATGAACCAGAGTATCAATCGGGGAAGGGCTAAGATTGTAGTCTATCCTGGGCTGGAGAACTTACGTTCAGCGCTCAAGGGAGCGCGCTTCATCGTCAACGCTATACAGGTTGGGGGGTATGAGCCAAGCACGGTCATTGATTTTGAGATTCCCAAGAAATACGGTCTCCACCAGACTATTGCAGATACCTTGGGCATCGGTGGAATTATGCGTGCCTTGAGAACCATTCCCGTCATGAATGAGTTTGCCAAAGCGATTGAAGAGGTTTGCCCTGATGCCCTGCTTTTAAATTATTCGAATCCGATGGCCATGCTCAGTGGCTATATGCAACGCTATACGGGAGTAAAGAATGTTGGGCTCTGTCACAGTGTACAGGTCTGCTCAGAGACACTTCTTAAAGGGCTTGGCATGGAGGACAAGCTAGAGGGACGTGTAGAGACGATTGCAGGAATCAACCATATGGCTTGGTTACTAAGCCTGCATGACAGGGAAGGCAATGATCTTTATCCTGAAATCAAGAAGCGTGCGTTGAGAAAGAATCAGGCAGAAAAGCATGATGACATGGTTCGCTATGAGTATATAAAATACTTCGGGTACTACTGTACTGAGTCTAGCGAGCATAATGCAGAGTACAACCCATTCTTCATTAAGAAGGCATACCCTGGCCTGATAGAGGACTACAACATCCCACTGGATGAATATCCGCGGCGTTGTGTTTCCCAGATAGCAGATTGGGCTGAGGAGAAAAAACGGATTTTCAACAAGGCAACCATAACTCACAAGCGATCACTAGAATATGCTTCACATATTATGGAGGCTGTGGTAACCGATATACCGTACAAGATAAACGGGAATGTTCTTAATACACACTTAATCGATAATCTTCCCGTTGAAGCTTGTGTCGAAGTACCCTGCCTGATTGATGGAAATGGGGTGAATCCCTGTCATATAGGGCCTCTGCCGGTTCAGCTTGCTGCGATGAACATGACAAATATCAACGTTCAGCTGTTGACAATCGAAGCTGCTGTAAGCAAGCGGAAGGAAGCAATCTATCATGCTGCCATGCTGGATCCTCATACTGCTGCAGAGCTTTCAATTGATGATATTGTCAAAATGTGTGATGAGATGATTGAAGCTCATGGAACATTCATGGAGTTGTATCGCTAG
- a CDS encoding carbohydrate ABC transporter permease gives MRRKSLPSTIIMHGVLIIVSLVMIVPFLWMILTSFKTVGEAVQLDPFVFFPSELRMEAFTRVFTTNNFLNLYKNTLLMIAFRILCAIVTASMAGFAFGRLRFWGSNLAFSLVLVQMMIPPQIFIIPQYQMISMMGMTNTIFALVFPGLVTAFGTFLMRQAYKILPKDLEEAAKLDGLSIGKTFLFILAPLTKSCMVALSVFTAVFAYKDLMWPMIVNTSKDSLVLASALAKMKGQYVSNYPELMAASLIACVPMIVLYFIFQKQFIEGIATSGGKL, from the coding sequence ATGCGAAGAAAATCATTACCTTCCACAATTATCATGCATGGCGTGCTGATTATTGTTTCGCTTGTCATGATTGTTCCTTTTCTCTGGATGATTCTCACCTCGTTCAAGACCGTCGGTGAGGCTGTGCAACTTGATCCATTTGTTTTCTTTCCCTCTGAGCTCCGTATGGAAGCCTTTACAAGGGTCTTTACCACCAATAATTTTCTGAACCTGTACAAGAATACGTTGCTTATGATTGCCTTCAGGATATTATGTGCAATCGTGACGGCAAGCATGGCTGGATTTGCATTTGGGCGATTACGTTTCTGGGGTTCTAACCTTGCTTTTTCTTTGGTACTGGTACAGATGATGATACCTCCCCAGATATTTATTATTCCCCAGTATCAGATGATCAGCATGATGGGAATGACCAATACTATCTTTGCTCTGGTATTTCCCGGATTGGTAACTGCTTTCGGCACATTCCTGATGCGTCAGGCGTATAAGATACTTCCTAAAGATTTGGAAGAAGCTGCCAAGCTTGATGGCCTGTCTATCGGTAAGACATTCCTGTTTATTCTTGCACCATTGACCAAATCCTGTATGGTTGCTTTGAGTGTATTCACGGCTGTATTTGCCTACAAGGATTTAATGTGGCCAATGATTGTAAATACATCCAAAGATTCGCTGGTTTTGGCTTCAGCGTTAGCAAAGATGAAAGGACAATATGTCTCCAATTATCCTGAGCTGATGGCAGCATCCCTGATTGCATGCGTACCGATGATTGTCCTGTACTTTATCTTCCAAAAGCAATTCATCGAAGGTATCGCAACATCGGGAGGAAAGCTGTAA
- a CDS encoding sugar ABC transporter permease has protein sequence MKHRSLRSATATNTFFWGWALILPTVIGLLVLNIIPMIATIYQSFHKTGDFGRGNIFIGFKNFQKLFSDEAVLQSIINTLKYTIAQVPFSVFIALVLAVMLNRKIIGRSVYRTIYFMPMVVAPAAIAMVWRWLYNSEFGLINNLFNLDINWISNPSIAVFSIAIIGIWSDIGYNMILFLAGLQEVPKDYYEAADLDGASAVQSFLHITVPMISPILFFVIVTRMIAAMQVFDTIFMVMERSNPALYKTQSLVFLFYESSFVERDLGYGSTIVVVLLLIIMLITALQMIAQRKWVHYN, from the coding sequence ATGAAACATCGTTCATTACGCTCAGCAACAGCCACGAACACTTTTTTTTGGGGTTGGGCCTTGATCCTTCCCACGGTGATCGGATTACTGGTTCTAAATATTATCCCCATGATTGCTACCATCTACCAAAGTTTCCATAAGACAGGTGATTTTGGGAGAGGGAATATTTTTATTGGATTCAAGAACTTCCAGAAACTGTTCTCAGATGAAGCTGTGCTCCAGTCAATTATCAATACACTCAAGTACACCATCGCACAGGTGCCTTTTTCTGTTTTCATTGCCTTGGTACTTGCTGTCATGTTGAATAGGAAAATTATAGGCAGATCTGTATATCGGACGATTTACTTCATGCCGATGGTGGTAGCCCCAGCGGCAATCGCAATGGTATGGCGCTGGTTGTACAACTCAGAGTTTGGATTGATCAACAACCTGTTTAATCTGGATATCAACTGGATATCAAATCCAAGTATTGCAGTATTTTCCATTGCAATCATCGGTATCTGGTCCGATATCGGATATAATATGATCCTCTTCCTCGCTGGATTGCAGGAGGTTCCAAAAGATTATTACGAGGCGGCTGACTTGGACGGTGCAAGTGCAGTGCAAAGCTTCCTCCACATAACGGTCCCTATGATTAGTCCCATCCTGTTCTTTGTCATTGTAACCAGGATGATAGCTGCCATGCAGGTGTTTGATACCATTTTCATGGTGATGGAACGATCCAACCCCGCACTCTATAAAACACAGTCCTTGGTCTTCCTGTTTTACGAATCCTCATTCGTTGAAAGAGACTTGGGGTATGGATCCACCATCGTGGTGGTATTGCTTCTGATAATCATGCTCATCACAGCATTGCAAATGATAGCCCAGAGAAAGTGGGTGCACTATAATTAG
- a CDS encoding sugar ABC transporter substrate-binding protein, whose amino-acid sequence MKKRIVLLLVVTIVASAILFAAGDAEKKAVASSSEPLSVMIWDSNQEPGIRQIIDDFTAKTGVKAEVQVVDWNNYWTLLSAGAQGGSLPDVFWMHSNESQRYMSNDMLLDVTDRIAKSSLIDPSNYPEDIWSLYTYNKKYYAVPKDIDTIALWYNKTLFDEAGVAYPDENWTWDDLYEAAKKLTKADGSVYGFTNVNSNNQAGWYNLIYSNNGYVISEDKTKSGMDHPNTIEAMKWMEKMINEDLMPPQHVMSESGEDVLLQSGKTAMTMQGSWMVAAFRDNEYSYNNCDVAMLPLNKKTGRRASIYNGLGWAISADTPRADDAWKLVEYFGSEEGQLKQAELGITMSAYKDTSEKWKNSVPQFNLQAYLNMQDDMVIRPFSRNTVKWENAVLDVMLKVWSKEMTMEAGCKEAARQMNEILAEE is encoded by the coding sequence ATGAAAAAAAGGATTGTTTTGCTTCTGGTTGTCACAATAGTGGCAAGTGCTATCTTGTTCGCTGCTGGAGATGCAGAGAAAAAGGCTGTTGCCAGCTCATCTGAGCCCTTGTCAGTCATGATTTGGGACTCAAATCAGGAACCTGGTATCAGGCAGATTATTGATGATTTCACTGCCAAGACAGGCGTCAAAGCTGAGGTACAAGTTGTTGATTGGAACAACTACTGGACACTGCTCTCCGCAGGAGCACAGGGCGGGTCTCTTCCTGATGTATTCTGGATGCACTCCAATGAATCCCAGCGCTATATGTCCAACGACATGTTGCTCGATGTAACCGACAGAATCGCAAAGAGCTCCCTCATCGATCCAAGCAATTACCCCGAGGATATCTGGAGTTTGTATACCTATAACAAGAAGTATTATGCGGTTCCCAAGGATATCGATACCATTGCACTCTGGTATAATAAGACATTGTTTGATGAAGCAGGAGTTGCCTATCCTGATGAGAACTGGACCTGGGACGATCTATACGAAGCTGCAAAGAAATTGACAAAGGCTGATGGATCTGTCTATGGGTTTACCAATGTGAACTCAAACAACCAAGCAGGGTGGTACAATCTGATTTACAGCAATAACGGATATGTAATCTCTGAAGACAAGACCAAGTCAGGCATGGATCATCCGAATACCATTGAGGCGATGAAATGGATGGAGAAGATGATTAATGAAGATCTGATGCCTCCTCAGCATGTCATGAGTGAGAGTGGTGAGGATGTACTGCTGCAGTCAGGAAAGACGGCCATGACTATGCAAGGTTCATGGATGGTCGCTGCCTTCCGTGATAATGAGTACAGCTATAACAACTGTGATGTTGCCATGCTTCCGTTGAATAAGAAAACCGGACGCAGAGCGTCAATCTATAATGGTCTTGGTTGGGCAATCTCAGCTGATACTCCTCGTGCCGATGATGCATGGAAACTGGTTGAGTACTTCGGGTCTGAGGAAGGACAACTCAAACAGGCAGAGCTCGGTATCACCATGTCTGCATACAAGGACACCAGTGAGAAGTGGAAGAACAGTGTTCCCCAGTTCAATCTTCAGGCGTACCTGAACATGCAGGATGACATGGTTATTCGTCCCTTCTCACGGAATACTGTGAAGTGGGAGAATGCAGTACTTGATGTCATGCTGAAGGTATGGTCCAAGGAGATGACCATGGAAGCTGGATGTAAGGAAGCTGCAAGACAGATGAATGAGATTCTTGCTGAGGAGTAG
- a CDS encoding AGE family epimerase/isomerase — protein MNQKFDQLYHDYKNTLLESVLPFWLQYGFDKTHGGLYTGLDRNGTLLETEKSVWFQGRALWVYATAYRQMEKRSEYRELCDSLVSFIENHCFDPSDGRMYFRVSQEGNPVVKRIRYVFSETFAILGFAAYSRAFDKPEYAMKAYELFRKVERYLQEPGMLVPKFERESKGFGLPMILLNTVSELREALPEKSEELTRSIDGYIKEIEVFFVRPELKVVVEQCNPDGTLQLDHFEGRLLNPGHAIEGAWFILAEAKRRGGDVELTHLGMTMLDWMFARGWDEEYGGIIYFRDALGKSATEYWHDMKFWWPQCEAAIANLLAYSMNGKQEYLHQFEQVDKYIKTHFLDEEYGEWFGYLHRDNTLSTPLKGSMYKGPFHIPRMYLVCCELIDKLRR, from the coding sequence ATGAATCAGAAATTTGACCAACTCTATCACGACTACAAAAATACGCTTCTGGAGAGTGTATTGCCCTTCTGGCTCCAATATGGATTTGATAAAACACATGGAGGCTTGTATACAGGTTTAGACCGTAATGGGACTTTGCTTGAGACGGAGAAGTCGGTTTGGTTCCAAGGTCGTGCACTGTGGGTATATGCAACAGCATACCGTCAGATGGAGAAGCGGAGTGAATACCGCGAGTTGTGTGATTCCTTGGTATCTTTCATTGAAAATCACTGTTTCGACCCCTCTGACGGACGCATGTATTTCCGGGTGAGCCAAGAGGGAAATCCTGTAGTGAAGCGCATTCGCTACGTATTCAGTGAGACCTTTGCCATCCTCGGCTTTGCTGCCTATAGCAGGGCTTTTGATAAACCTGAATATGCAATGAAGGCGTATGAGTTGTTTAGGAAGGTTGAACGATATCTTCAGGAACCAGGTATGCTTGTTCCCAAGTTTGAGCGAGAGAGCAAGGGGTTTGGTCTTCCTATGATTCTTCTCAATACCGTCAGTGAATTGAGAGAAGCACTTCCTGAGAAGAGCGAGGAGCTGACTCGTTCCATTGATGGATACATCAAGGAGATTGAGGTCTTTTTTGTCCGTCCAGAACTCAAAGTGGTAGTAGAGCAGTGTAATCCTGATGGGACGTTGCAATTGGATCATTTCGAAGGCAGATTGTTGAACCCAGGGCACGCTATAGAAGGCGCATGGTTCATTCTCGCCGAAGCAAAGAGGCGGGGTGGTGATGTCGAACTTACACACCTTGGTATGACGATGTTGGACTGGATGTTTGCCCGTGGTTGGGATGAAGAGTATGGTGGGATCATCTACTTCCGTGATGCCCTGGGAAAGAGTGCAACCGAGTACTGGCATGACATGAAATTCTGGTGGCCTCAGTGTGAAGCAGCCATTGCAAACCTACTTGCCTACAGTATGAATGGGAAGCAGGAGTATCTGCATCAATTTGAACAAGTAGACAAATACATCAAGACTCATTTTCTCGATGAAGAGTATGGCGAGTGGTTTGGGTACCTCCATCGAGACAACACCCTTTCCACACCATTAAAGGGAAGTATGTACAAAGGACCATTCCACATTCCAAGAATGTATCTGGTTTGTTGTGAGTTAATTGATAAACTAAGACGATAG
- a CDS encoding AAC(3) family N-acetyltransferase has product MHTKQSLIRDLEQMGLDPKGTVLAHFSYKSLGEVEGGPQTVIDAMVTYMKDGLMVFPTHTWNTVNKDQPYHSVNDTESCIGIIPELARKDGRGHRSAHPTHSVAAFGAEAEAFIADDHMQNTPCGRTGSWGKLLDRNATILLVGVGLNRDTFFHGVEEWLDIPNRLSETMNMLFTRLADGTLIPTPVKNHTAQVGENFPRVEPYLREKGILKEGTLGDATVRYHKTQPAYEAVRDLLLKDPDLFGVR; this is encoded by the coding sequence ATGCATACAAAACAGAGTTTAATCAGGGACCTGGAACAGATGGGTCTTGACCCAAAAGGAACGGTACTAGCCCACTTCTCATACAAGAGCTTAGGCGAAGTTGAGGGAGGCCCCCAGACCGTAATCGATGCCATGGTCACCTATATGAAAGATGGTTTGATGGTATTTCCCACCCATACCTGGAACACAGTAAACAAGGATCAACCCTATCACAGTGTCAATGACACAGAGAGCTGCATCGGCATCATCCCAGAGTTGGCAAGAAAGGATGGACGAGGCCATCGTAGTGCACATCCAACCCATTCGGTAGCAGCGTTCGGAGCAGAAGCAGAAGCCTTCATTGCCGACGATCATATGCAGAATACTCCCTGTGGCCGTACAGGATCGTGGGGGAAGTTGCTTGATCGCAATGCAACCATTCTTTTGGTTGGCGTGGGACTCAATCGGGACACCTTCTTCCATGGAGTTGAAGAGTGGCTGGATATTCCTAACAGGTTGAGCGAAACGATGAATATGCTCTTCACCAGACTTGCTGATGGCACACTTATTCCTACCCCGGTCAAGAACCATACAGCACAAGTAGGAGAAAACTTTCCTCGAGTGGAACCCTATCTGAGAGAAAAAGGCATACTCAAGGAAGGAACGCTTGGGGATGCAACAGTGCGCTACCACAAGACCCAGCCAGCCTATGAAGCTGTGAGGGATTTGTTGCTGAAGGATCCAGATCTGTTTGGGGTACGATAG
- a CDS encoding LacI family DNA-binding transcriptional regulator produces MKTFKRVTLQDVAREAHVSYASVSAVLNGKDGKSIRVGKQTKEKILECAERLGYVPNMAARKLKSGSTTLIAVFTYEPMFPVESENEYYRFFVGIQETAEKLGYDILILNNRPTEENSSRIALADGAVMMGVNRDDKGVERLVKAHFPLVFVGRREVAEAHTHWVTFAYQEVIEKMVDHLALVCRKQCLVYVETKEQEREPRKDKRSFLLAAAEKRGITVHVVDADEHYRLSHDDFNLVKECQVAVFDRIFLLDPFERDLQRMGMKLGQDVWGAVLEDDWLGGHEHWTRWSNQRLELGSLAVEYLSQMLEKHSLEGARKFAPLHLVISESSAFPE; encoded by the coding sequence ATGAAAACGTTCAAACGGGTCACACTGCAAGATGTTGCCAGAGAGGCCCACGTATCATATGCATCAGTCTCTGCTGTTCTCAATGGTAAGGACGGCAAGAGTATCCGTGTGGGGAAACAGACCAAGGAGAAAATTCTTGAGTGTGCTGAACGGTTGGGCTATGTGCCCAACATGGCAGCAAGAAAGCTCAAGAGTGGATCAACTACCCTTATTGCCGTCTTTACGTATGAGCCGATGTTCCCCGTAGAGTCTGAGAATGAATACTATCGGTTCTTTGTGGGAATCCAGGAAACTGCTGAAAAATTGGGGTATGACATCCTGATTCTGAACAACCGCCCCACTGAAGAGAATTCGAGCAGGATTGCGCTTGCCGATGGTGCTGTCATGATGGGTGTGAACCGCGATGACAAGGGCGTTGAACGCTTGGTGAAAGCCCACTTCCCCTTGGTGTTTGTCGGAAGACGTGAGGTTGCCGAAGCACATACCCATTGGGTGACTTTCGCCTACCAAGAGGTCATTGAGAAGATGGTTGACCATCTTGCCCTTGTATGTCGGAAACAGTGCCTTGTGTATGTTGAGACGAAGGAACAAGAACGGGAACCGAGAAAGGACAAGCGTTCCTTCTTGCTTGCTGCCGCTGAGAAACGGGGGATCACCGTTCATGTGGTTGATGCTGATGAGCACTACCGTTTGAGTCATGATGATTTTAACCTGGTCAAGGAGTGTCAGGTGGCTGTCTTTGACCGTATCTTCTTGCTGGATCCTTTTGAACGCGATTTACAGCGTATGGGGATGAAGCTTGGACAGGATGTCTGGGGTGCTGTGCTGGAAGATGACTGGTTAGGTGGGCATGAGCACTGGACGCGTTGGTCGAACCAGCGTCTGGAACTTGGCTCTCTTGCCGTTGAGTATCTTTCTCAAATGTTGGAAAAACACTCTCTTGAGGGTGCAAGGAAGTTTGCTCCCTTGCACTTGGTGATCAGCGAGAGTTCAGCATTTCCTGAGTAA